The segment TGTGGTGGACTTACCGGGGTCACGTTCGACACGCCACGCTGGATTTTAAATTCACAAACCTCAGATACAACAAAGCCCCGACTTTCGTCGAGGCTTTGTCATTTGAATATGGTACCGGTAGGCGGACTTGAACCGCCACGCCCGAAGGCAACGGATTTTGAATCCGTCGTGTATACCAATTTCACCATACCGGCATCTTAAGGCTATCGCCTCTTGATGTTTGGCATTATACGTAACAACGCGTATCGTGCAAGTGCAAAAGACTGAAACCACTATCGTTTGCTGATTATTTCGCCATAAAACATTAACCTGTGCGCAAGCTCTCTTTTCACATAAGATGTGAAACATTATCCTGACGCCTATTTTCCAAATTGAGTGACTAGTATGAGTACCCAACAGCCACTTCCACCAGCGGGCTTAATGCGCCGCCTCGGTGCCCTGTTTTATGACAGCCTAATTATTATTGCGATTGAAATGATGGCAGCCGGTATCGTAATCGCCGTTTTACATGCACTGATGGCAATGAACCTTATCCATATCGCGCCTTACGTTGATGTGAGCGATTTACTCACCAACCACCCAGTTTGGAGCCCACTGTACACTTTCTACTTAGCCGCCGTCTGGGTTTACTTCTTTGTCTT is part of the Vibrio ponticus genome and harbors:
- a CDS encoding RDD family protein, producing the protein MSTQQPLPPAGLMRRLGALFYDSLIIIAIEMMAAGIVIAVLHALMAMNLIHIAPYVDVSDLLTNHPVWSPLYTFYLAAVWVYFFVFFWTRAGQTLGMRAWKIQVRNLQGGRITVTQALIRLATSGFGLANFTVPLDPQKRGFHDIWAKTQVVVLPKAQ